From Zhongshania aliphaticivorans, one genomic window encodes:
- the htpG gene encoding molecular chaperone HtpG — protein sequence MSTAEKETLGFQTEAKQMLQLMIHSMYSNKEIFLRELISNASDAADKLRYEALADGALYENDPDLRIRITLDKDANTLTLSDNGIGMSREEVINNLGTIARSGTAEFLKNLSGDGKKDSQLIGQFGVGFYSAFIVAERVEVLTRRAGLTAADAVRWESTGEADFSIESCEKADRGTTVILHLRKEDTEFTDDWRVRSIIKKYSDHISIPVQMLENVPAAKEGEEQKVAEFEAVNSATALWTRSRSEVTDEEYQAFYKHVSHDFSPALHWSHNKVEGKLEYTSLLYLPGQAPMDLWNRDAARGLKLYVQRTFIMDDAEQFLPLYLRFVKGVIDSNDLSLNVSREILQQDPAVDAMKSALTKRVLDMLSKLAKSDVEKYQKFWKAFGQVMKEGPAEDFSNKEKIAKLLRFATTHDNKAEQTHSLEDYVARMKEGQAKIYYVVGESHKTASSSPHLEVFRKKGIEVLLLSERVDDWLMNHLAEFDGKAFLDVGRGDLDLGDLEDEAEKKAHEASAEAHKDLVERVNTVLTDKVEKVRVTSRLTESPACLVVTEDDMGAQMRRMLEAAGQALPPSKPVFELNPEHPLVLKLDKEADEDRFADLVGILFDQAHLAEGAQLDDPAGYVHKLNKLLLELSA from the coding sequence ATGTCAACAGCAGAAAAAGAAACTCTGGGTTTTCAAACTGAAGCCAAGCAAATGCTTCAGTTAATGATTCACTCAATGTATAGCAATAAAGAAATTTTTCTTCGCGAGCTGATTTCTAATGCGTCCGATGCCGCAGACAAGCTACGTTACGAAGCGCTTGCCGATGGCGCGCTCTACGAAAACGACCCCGATTTACGTATCCGTATCACCCTCGATAAAGACGCCAATACCCTGACCCTGAGCGACAACGGTATTGGTATGTCCCGCGAGGAAGTGATTAATAATTTGGGCACCATCGCCCGGTCCGGTACTGCCGAGTTTTTGAAAAATCTCAGCGGTGATGGCAAGAAGGATTCTCAGTTGATTGGCCAATTCGGTGTTGGCTTCTACTCGGCCTTTATCGTTGCGGAGCGGGTTGAAGTGCTGACTCGCCGCGCCGGTTTAACTGCTGCAGACGCAGTGCGTTGGGAATCTACCGGTGAAGCTGATTTCTCTATTGAATCGTGTGAAAAAGCCGATCGCGGAACCACCGTAATTCTGCATTTGCGCAAAGAAGATACTGAATTCACCGATGATTGGCGGGTGCGCTCAATTATCAAGAAATATTCAGACCACATCAGTATTCCCGTGCAAATGCTAGAAAATGTCCCTGCCGCTAAAGAAGGCGAAGAGCAGAAAGTGGCCGAGTTTGAAGCGGTAAACAGTGCCACTGCCTTGTGGACGCGTTCGCGTAGCGAGGTTACTGACGAAGAATATCAAGCCTTTTACAAGCATGTGAGTCACGATTTCAGCCCAGCCCTTCACTGGAGTCACAACAAGGTAGAAGGTAAGTTGGAATATACCAGCCTGCTGTATCTTCCTGGTCAAGCGCCGATGGATCTGTGGAATCGCGACGCGGCGCGGGGTTTGAAACTCTATGTGCAGCGCACCTTTATCATGGACGACGCTGAGCAATTCCTGCCTTTATACCTGCGTTTCGTGAAAGGGGTTATCGACTCGAATGACCTGTCTTTGAACGTATCCCGCGAAATACTGCAGCAAGACCCAGCGGTTGATGCAATGAAAAGCGCTTTAACCAAGCGTGTACTGGATATGTTAAGTAAACTCGCCAAGAGCGATGTCGAGAAATACCAGAAATTCTGGAAAGCCTTTGGTCAAGTAATGAAAGAAGGCCCCGCAGAAGATTTCAGCAATAAAGAAAAAATCGCCAAATTGCTGCGCTTTGCCACGACCCACGACAATAAGGCTGAGCAAACCCATTCGCTGGAAGACTATGTCGCTCGGATGAAAGAAGGCCAAGCCAAGATTTATTACGTAGTTGGCGAAAGTCACAAAACCGCTTCTAGTAGTCCTCATCTGGAAGTGTTCCGCAAGAAGGGCATCGAAGTCTTGTTACTGTCTGAGCGAGTAGATGATTGGTTGATGAACCACCTCGCGGAGTTCGACGGCAAAGCTTTCCTCGATGTCGGTCGCGGTGACTTAGACTTGGGTGACCTTGAAGACGAAGCTGAGAAGAAGGCGCACGAGGCATCTGCTGAGGCACATAAGGACTTGGTTGAGCGGGTAAACACCGTACTGACTGATAAGGTCGAGAAAGTTCGAGTGACAAGCCGCTTAACGGAGTCGCCAGCCTGCTTGGTGGTTACTGAAGACGATATGGGCGCGCAAATGCGCAGAATGTTAGAGGCGGCAGGTCAGGCGCTGCCGCCAAGCAAGCCCGTTTTTGAGCTCAATCCTGAGCATCCCCTGGTGCTTAAGCTTGACAAAGAGGCTGATGAAGACCGCTTTGCCGATTTGGTTGGCATTCTCTTTGACCAAGCGCATTTGGCTGAGGGGGCGCAGCTGGATGACCCAGCGGGCTATGTACATAAGCTCAATAAATTACTGCTAGAATTAAGTGCGTAA
- a CDS encoding acyl-CoA dehydrogenase family protein, which translates to MPVINSNTSADTVNPADTHEVFNQSLALENYNLYSSDLPLRQALKANGDIDEGLLSAYGERCGRADVINWGYEANDNKPQLDTHDRFGHRVDLVRFHPAYHQLMDMALSAGIHSGPWRKGAKHAHVQRAALSYMQSQIDAGHGCPLTMTFASVPTLKLTPSLADTWLPKILENAYQPDNIPYFEKRAVTIGMGMTEKQGGSDVQANTTLATPLSGRGSGALYVLNGHKWFLSAPMCDAFLMLAKTDGGLSCFLVPRWREDGQKNGLYLQRLKSKMGNVSNASSEVELRQAHGWMVGEEGRGVPAIIEMVALTRFDCMVGSSAGQRQAVVQAVHHARNRQAFGARLIDQPLMQNVLADLQLEVEGSLALTMRMARALDNADDPAEQLLMRLGTAVGKFWICKRTPGHAYEAMECLGGNGVIENCIMPRLYREAPINAIWEGSGNIQALDVLRAIAKTPAVLEQWFAELASSAGLFPDLDRAVETLQDAFKKLRDPACQARQLVEQLALTMQASLLVRYAPPAVAEAFIRSRLAGRQAIYGCLPDSLDLGVILERVLPEQY; encoded by the coding sequence ATGCCAGTGATCAACTCAAATACGAGTGCCGATACCGTAAACCCCGCAGATACCCACGAGGTTTTTAATCAATCACTGGCCTTGGAAAATTACAATCTTTACAGCAGTGATCTCCCGTTGCGGCAAGCCCTCAAGGCCAATGGTGATATTGACGAAGGCCTGCTTAGCGCCTACGGCGAGCGCTGCGGTCGCGCAGATGTTATTAACTGGGGTTATGAAGCCAACGACAATAAGCCTCAACTCGACACCCATGACCGCTTTGGTCATCGCGTGGATTTAGTTCGGTTTCATCCCGCCTATCATCAGTTAATGGATATGGCCTTAAGTGCTGGGATTCACTCTGGCCCCTGGCGGAAGGGCGCCAAACACGCTCACGTTCAGCGCGCCGCGCTAAGTTATATGCAATCGCAAATAGATGCCGGTCACGGCTGCCCTTTAACCATGACCTTCGCTTCGGTGCCGACGCTAAAATTAACGCCGAGCCTTGCCGATACGTGGCTGCCTAAAATTCTAGAAAACGCCTATCAGCCTGACAATATTCCCTATTTTGAAAAGCGCGCCGTGACCATTGGCATGGGCATGACTGAAAAGCAGGGCGGATCTGATGTTCAGGCCAATACCACATTGGCAACGCCACTCAGCGGCCGTGGCAGCGGCGCGCTTTATGTGTTAAATGGCCATAAATGGTTTTTGTCCGCACCAATGTGTGACGCGTTTTTGATGCTGGCAAAAACAGACGGCGGGCTAAGCTGCTTTTTGGTACCACGGTGGCGTGAGGATGGTCAGAAAAACGGTCTGTATTTACAGCGACTTAAGAGCAAAATGGGTAATGTTTCTAATGCCTCTTCTGAAGTGGAACTGCGTCAGGCACATGGCTGGATGGTTGGCGAAGAGGGCCGGGGCGTCCCCGCGATCATTGAGATGGTCGCGCTAACTCGCTTCGATTGTATGGTTGGCTCTAGCGCTGGTCAGCGTCAGGCGGTGGTGCAGGCCGTACACCACGCGCGCAATCGCCAAGCGTTTGGCGCGCGACTGATTGATCAGCCGCTAATGCAGAATGTATTGGCCGATTTGCAACTAGAAGTAGAGGGTTCCTTGGCGCTGACCATGCGCATGGCAAGGGCCTTAGACAATGCTGATGATCCCGCTGAGCAGCTATTAATGCGCTTAGGCACCGCAGTTGGCAAGTTTTGGATTTGTAAGCGTACGCCCGGGCACGCTTACGAGGCGATGGAATGCTTGGGTGGTAATGGTGTCATTGAAAACTGCATTATGCCGCGGCTGTACCGCGAGGCGCCGATCAATGCCATTTGGGAAGGTTCGGGTAATATTCAGGCACTTGACGTACTGCGGGCCATTGCGAAAACGCCCGCGGTGCTGGAGCAGTGGTTTGCGGAGCTGGCCAGCTCGGCAGGCCTTTTCCCAGACTTGGATCGTGCCGTAGAGACGTTGCAGGACGCGTTTAAAAAGTTGCGAGATCCAGCCTGTCAGGCGCGGCAATTAGTCGAGCAACTTGCGTTGACCATGCAAGCATCGCTATTAGTGCGCTACGCGCCTCCTGCCGTTGCAGAAGCCTTTATACGTTCGCGGTTGGCGGGGCGGCAGGCCATTTACGGCTGTCTTCCCGATAGCCTTGATCTAGGAGTGATACTCGAACGGGTGCTGCCGGAGCAATATTAA
- a CDS encoding TetR/AcrR family transcriptional regulator, with protein MAYRETDLVRQRKVAQKSGLLHTAETLVRKGGFGALTIQAVAEGAGVGVGTVYRYFSGKDELATEVFKRATSREVSAVREVLNGSGGPTACLAAAAEVFAVRAFAAPKLAWALIAEPVDPAVDLARLQYRKTYTALFETVVQAGIANGEFAPQSAGLSAAALVGAMAESLLGPLDNRACDADTIAALRLFCLRAVGAQ; from the coding sequence ATGGCGTATCGGGAAACGGATTTAGTTAGGCAGCGAAAAGTAGCGCAAAAATCCGGTTTATTGCATACCGCTGAAACCCTTGTGCGAAAGGGCGGTTTTGGCGCCTTAACAATTCAGGCGGTCGCCGAAGGTGCTGGGGTCGGGGTCGGTACGGTTTACCGTTATTTTAGCGGTAAGGATGAGCTTGCGACGGAAGTGTTTAAACGCGCGACGAGCCGAGAGGTCAGTGCCGTGCGAGAGGTGCTGAATGGCAGTGGTGGTCCGACTGCATGTTTGGCTGCTGCGGCAGAGGTGTTTGCCGTGCGTGCCTTTGCTGCACCCAAATTGGCGTGGGCGCTAATTGCAGAGCCGGTAGACCCCGCGGTAGATCTCGCTAGATTACAGTATAGAAAAACCTACACAGCCCTGTTTGAAACTGTGGTTCAGGCGGGTATAGCAAATGGGGAGTTTGCGCCTCAGAGCGCGGGGCTTTCTGCGGCGGCCTTGGTTGGCGCTATGGCGGAAAGCTTATTGGGGCCCCTGGATAACCGAGCTTGCGATGCGGATACGATAGCCGCGTTGCGATTATTTTGTCTGCGCGCCGTTGGTGCGCAATGA
- the sucD gene encoding succinate--CoA ligase subunit alpha, which translates to MSILIDKNTKVICQGFTGGQGTFHSEQAIAYGTQMVGGVTPGKGGTEHLGLPVFNTVKEAVDATGADASVIYVPAAFCKDSILEAATSGIKLIVCITEHIPVMDMLECKVKCDEMGVRLIGPNCPGVITPGECKIGIMPGHIHLPGKVGIVSRSGTLTYEAVKQTTDYGFGQSTCVGIGGDPIPGSNFIDILALFEKDPKTEAIVMIGEIGGSAEEEAAAYIKANVTKPVVSYIAGVTAPAGKRMGHAGAIISGGKGTADEKFAALQDAGVKTVRSLADIGKALKEITGW; encoded by the coding sequence ATGTCTATTCTTATCGACAAAAACACCAAGGTAATCTGTCAAGGTTTCACTGGTGGTCAGGGTACTTTTCACTCTGAGCAAGCAATTGCTTACGGTACGCAAATGGTTGGCGGTGTAACGCCAGGTAAAGGCGGCACTGAACATCTTGGTCTTCCAGTATTTAATACTGTTAAAGAAGCGGTTGACGCAACTGGCGCAGACGCATCAGTTATTTATGTACCGGCAGCGTTCTGTAAGGATTCTATCCTTGAAGCAGCTACTTCTGGTATTAAGCTTATCGTATGCATCACTGAGCACATCCCAGTAATGGATATGCTTGAGTGTAAAGTGAAGTGTGACGAGATGGGCGTTCGCCTAATCGGACCTAACTGCCCAGGTGTTATCACCCCAGGTGAATGCAAGATCGGCATTATGCCTGGTCACATTCATTTGCCAGGTAAAGTCGGTATCGTATCTCGTTCAGGTACTCTGACGTACGAAGCGGTTAAGCAGACTACTGACTACGGTTTTGGCCAGTCTACCTGTGTTGGTATCGGTGGTGACCCGATCCCAGGCTCTAACTTCATCGATATTCTTGCTTTATTCGAAAAAGACCCTAAGACCGAAGCGATTGTGATGATCGGTGAGATCGGCGGTTCTGCTGAAGAAGAAGCGGCTGCTTACATCAAAGCAAACGTAACTAAGCCTGTTGTATCTTACATTGCGGGTGTAACTGCACCTGCTGGTAAGCGTATGGGTCACGCTGGCGCAATCATCTCTGGCGGTAAAGGTACTGCTGATGAGAAGTTTGCTGCCCTGCAAGACGCAGGCGTTAAAACAGTTCGTTCATTGGCGGACATCGGCAAAGCACTGAAAGAAATTACCGGCTGGTAA
- the sucC gene encoding ADP-forming succinate--CoA ligase subunit beta: MNLHEYQGKQLFAEYGLPVSTGYACDTPEEAAAAADKIGGDKWVVKAQVHAGGRGKAGGVKLVSSKEEIAAFAEKWLGKNLVTYQTDEHGQPVSKILVESCTDIDQELYLGAVVDRSSRRIVFMASTEGGVEIEKVAEETPEKILKAIIDPMTGAQPYQGRELAFQLGLNPTQVKQFVKIFLGLAQLFQDKDLALMEINPLVITSEGNLHCLDAKLVVDANAMYRHPELKAMHDPSQEDEREARAAEWDLNYVALTGNIGCMVNGAGLAMGTMDIVSLHGGFPANFLDVGGGATKERVTEAFKIILEDTNVKAVLVNIFGGIVRCDLIAEGIIGAVKEVGVTVPVVVRLEGNNAELGSKLLSDSGLDIIAATSLTDAAEQAVKAAGGK; encoded by the coding sequence ATGAACCTTCACGAGTACCAGGGCAAACAGTTGTTTGCCGAATACGGGCTACCTGTTTCTACAGGTTATGCCTGTGATACCCCGGAAGAAGCTGCCGCAGCAGCTGATAAGATTGGCGGTGATAAATGGGTTGTTAAAGCCCAGGTTCACGCCGGTGGCCGAGGCAAAGCTGGCGGCGTTAAGCTGGTTAGCAGCAAAGAAGAGATCGCGGCATTTGCTGAAAAGTGGCTGGGCAAAAACCTGGTAACCTATCAGACCGATGAGCACGGTCAGCCAGTGTCTAAAATCCTAGTTGAATCTTGCACTGATATCGATCAAGAATTGTACTTAGGTGCCGTTGTAGACCGTTCATCACGCCGTATCGTTTTCATGGCATCTACCGAAGGTGGTGTTGAAATCGAGAAAGTTGCAGAAGAGACTCCAGAGAAGATTCTCAAAGCAATTATCGACCCAATGACTGGCGCACAGCCATACCAGGGTCGCGAGCTGGCCTTCCAGTTGGGTTTAAACCCAACACAGGTTAAGCAGTTTGTTAAGATTTTCTTGGGCTTGGCACAATTGTTCCAAGACAAAGATTTAGCCCTGATGGAAATCAACCCACTGGTTATTACTAGCGAAGGCAATCTGCACTGCTTGGATGCCAAATTGGTTGTTGATGCCAACGCGATGTACCGTCACCCTGAGCTGAAGGCAATGCATGATCCTTCACAGGAAGACGAGCGCGAAGCGCGCGCGGCAGAATGGGATCTTAACTACGTTGCTCTAACCGGTAACATCGGTTGCATGGTAAACGGCGCAGGTCTGGCCATGGGTACCATGGACATCGTTTCTCTGCACGGTGGTTTCCCTGCTAACTTCCTTGACGTTGGTGGTGGTGCAACTAAAGAGCGTGTTACTGAAGCCTTCAAAATCATCCTCGAAGACACCAATGTTAAAGCGGTATTGGTTAACATCTTCGGTGGTATCGTGCGTTGTGACCTGATTGCCGAAGGTATTATCGGTGCAGTCAAAGAAGTGGGCGTAACCGTACCGGTTGTGGTTCGTTTAGAAGGTAATAATGCAGAGCTGGGTTCTAAACTGCTGTCTGATTCTGGCCTCGATATCATCGCGGCAACCAGTCTAACTGACGCGGCTGAGCAAGCTGTTAAAGCAGCAGGGGGCAAATAA